In Microbacterium enclense, one genomic interval encodes:
- a CDS encoding NAD(P)H-quinone dehydrogenase → MDAMVQSFERKQSVAIVGGGPGGYEAALSAAQLGADVTLVERAGVGGSAVITDVVPSKTLIATADAAVAIRNASELGVQLFARDDRGKPLTPEVAINLAAVNQRLLSLARQQSDDMRASLLEAGVRIISGHGRLEGNGAVVVSTEDGGTDFDRIEAETLVVSVGASPRELPSARPDGQRVLTWTQLYNMKSVPSHLIVVGSGVTGAEFASAYMNLGAKVTLVSSRDQVLPGEDQDAAAVLERVFQRGGMTLLSKARAESVVNTGDEVVVTLADGRTITGSHCLMAVGSIPNTAGIGLEQAGVQMTPSGHIRVNRVARTSVPNIYAAGDCTNFFPLASVASMQGRQAVFHALGDVVIPLETRRITANIFTAPEIATVGFSEQDVVDGKIAGVVKKLPLSANPRAKMQGITDGFVKLIARKGSGTVMGGVIVGPRASELIYPVAIAVERRLTVDQVARVFAVYPSLTSSITDAARAMHIVDRDDPGED, encoded by the coding sequence ATGGATGCCATGGTGCAGAGCTTCGAGCGCAAGCAGTCCGTCGCGATCGTCGGCGGAGGCCCCGGCGGCTACGAGGCGGCCCTTTCCGCCGCGCAGCTGGGCGCCGACGTGACGCTCGTGGAGCGCGCGGGCGTGGGCGGCTCGGCCGTCATCACCGACGTCGTCCCCTCGAAGACCCTGATCGCGACGGCGGACGCCGCCGTGGCCATCCGCAACGCCAGCGAGCTCGGGGTGCAGCTGTTCGCCCGGGACGACCGGGGCAAGCCCCTCACCCCCGAGGTCGCGATCAACCTCGCCGCCGTCAACCAGCGCCTGCTCTCGCTCGCGCGACAGCAGTCCGACGACATGCGCGCGTCGCTGCTCGAGGCGGGCGTGCGCATCATCTCGGGCCACGGGCGACTGGAGGGCAACGGCGCGGTCGTCGTCTCGACCGAGGACGGCGGCACCGACTTCGACCGCATCGAGGCCGAGACCCTCGTCGTCTCGGTCGGCGCATCGCCGCGCGAACTGCCGTCCGCCAGGCCCGACGGCCAGCGCGTGCTCACGTGGACGCAGCTGTACAACATGAAGTCGGTCCCCTCGCACCTCATCGTCGTCGGCTCCGGCGTCACCGGCGCCGAGTTCGCCTCGGCGTACATGAACCTGGGCGCGAAGGTGACGCTCGTCTCGAGCCGCGACCAGGTGCTCCCCGGTGAGGACCAGGATGCCGCGGCGGTCCTGGAACGCGTCTTCCAGCGCGGCGGGATGACGCTGCTGTCGAAGGCCCGCGCCGAGTCGGTGGTCAACACCGGCGACGAGGTCGTGGTGACCCTCGCCGACGGACGCACGATCACGGGCAGCCACTGCCTCATGGCGGTCGGCTCGATCCCCAACACCGCGGGCATCGGTCTCGAGCAGGCGGGCGTGCAGATGACGCCGTCCGGCCACATCCGCGTCAACCGCGTCGCGCGCACCTCGGTGCCCAACATCTACGCGGCCGGCGACTGCACGAACTTCTTCCCCCTGGCATCCGTCGCATCGATGCAGGGACGCCAGGCCGTGTTCCACGCCCTCGGTGACGTGGTCATCCCGTTGGAGACCCGCCGGATCACGGCGAACATCTTCACGGCGCCGGAGATCGCCACGGTCGGCTTCAGCGAACAGGACGTCGTGGACGGCAAGATCGCCGGCGTCGTGAAGAAGCTCCCGCTCTCGGCGAACCCCCGCGCGAAGATGCAGGGCATCACCGACGGTTTCGTGAAACTCATCGCCCGCAAGGGCAGTGGCACCGTCATGGGCGGGGTGATCGTGGGTCCGCGTGCGTCGGAGCTGATCTACCCGGTGGCGATCGCGGTCGAGCGGCGCCTGACCGTCGACCAGGTCGCGCGCGTGTTCGCGGTCTACCCCTCGCTCACCTCGAGCATCACCGACGCCGCCCGGGCGATGCACATCGTGGACCGCGACGACCCCGGCGAAGACTGA